In Gammaproteobacteria bacterium (ex Lamellibrachia satsuma), a single genomic region encodes these proteins:
- the mltB gene encoding lytic murein transglycosylase B, with protein sequence MKQTLRILCTSLLITLAVSSAQGADSIPRGTFKAFAAEMAEKHGFSAEKLEDLLGGTRFREDIIKAITRPAESKEWRDYRPIFLKKGRIDGGVKFWKEHQALLERAEKIYGVPPEIMVAIIGVETRYGAHTGRYRVIDSLTTLAFGYPKRAKFFRSELVEFLLLSREEDIDPATAKGSYAGAMGKPQFISSSYRNYAVDFDGDGKRDLHNSDADVIGSVANYFKRHGWRRGEMVTQQARSEEHHEKYVQAGMKPSIAVSELMASGLRPDGLMLPEPEALASLILLKGKHGDEYWFGLHNFYVITRYNHSNLYAMAVYQLSQEIKAARQAAMGAPPPAT encoded by the coding sequence ATGAAACAGACACTCAGAATACTCTGTACCAGCCTGCTGATTACTCTCGCCGTCTCCAGCGCCCAAGGCGCCGACAGCATCCCTCGCGGAACGTTTAAGGCGTTTGCTGCCGAGATGGCTGAGAAACACGGTTTTTCCGCTGAGAAACTGGAGGATCTGCTCGGCGGAACCCGCTTTCGGGAAGACATTATCAAGGCGATCACCCGTCCGGCGGAATCGAAGGAGTGGCGCGACTATCGTCCCATCTTTCTAAAAAAAGGCCGCATCGATGGCGGGGTGAAATTCTGGAAAGAACACCAAGCACTGCTTGAACGGGCAGAAAAGATCTATGGGGTACCGCCGGAGATCATGGTTGCCATCATTGGTGTGGAGACCCGTTACGGCGCGCACACCGGCCGTTACCGGGTAATTGACTCCCTCACCACCCTCGCCTTCGGTTATCCCAAGCGTGCCAAGTTCTTTCGCAGTGAACTGGTGGAGTTTCTTCTGCTCAGCCGGGAGGAGGATATCGATCCGGCAACCGCCAAGGGCTCCTACGCAGGCGCAATGGGTAAACCCCAGTTCATCTCCAGCAGCTATCGGAATTACGCAGTGGACTTCGACGGGGACGGCAAGCGCGATCTGCACAATAGCGATGCCGACGTGATCGGCAGTGTGGCCAACTATTTCAAACGCCACGGCTGGCGGCGGGGCGAGATGGTCACCCAGCAGGCCAGGAGCGAGGAGCACCATGAGAAATATGTTCAGGCGGGGATGAAACCCAGCATAGCGGTCTCTGAACTGATGGCATCCGGCCTGCGGCCAGACGGTTTGATGCTGCCTGAACCGGAGGCGCTGGCGAGCCTGATCCTGCTAAAAGGCAAACACGGGGACGAATATTGGTTCGGGCTGCATAACTTTTACGTCATTACCCGCTACAATCACAGCAATCTCTATGCAATGGCAGTCTACCAGCTCAGTCAGGAGATCAAGGCGGCCCGTCAGGCTGCCATGGGCGCACCCCCGCCAGCAACTTAG
- a CDS encoding PEP-CTERM sorting domain-containing protein, whose translation MKRLLIGIIALAGIGFSGLINATPCNLGGITPAADCANGDGGAASADKLNDGLFFGFDDWAELDKVEPGDPVDTTYWSGDFTGLDGDFSLVANIWNDYEDLIAVLKDGATGPNNDRTIKWSAYLLEDGVLNYDWNYDGSYHEISNIMLFGRGGVGAPEPATLALMGIALAGLSFARRRKV comes from the coding sequence ATGAAACGTTTACTAATTGGCATAATTGCTTTAGCGGGAATCGGCTTCAGCGGCTTGATCAATGCTACCCCCTGCAATCTTGGCGGGATCACCCCAGCTGCTGACTGCGCCAATGGCGATGGTGGTGCCGCAAGCGCCGACAAACTGAACGACGGGCTGTTTTTTGGCTTCGATGACTGGGCAGAGCTGGACAAGGTGGAGCCTGGTGACCCTGTCGATACCACCTACTGGAGTGGAGACTTCACCGGCCTGGACGGCGATTTTTCCCTGGTCGCCAACATCTGGAATGACTATGAGGATCTGATCGCTGTCCTGAAGGATGGTGCCACTGGCCCAAACAACGACAGAACCATCAAATGGTCTGCCTATCTCCTGGAGGACGGTGTGCTTAATTACGATTGGAACTACGATGGTTCATACCATGAAATTTCCAACATCATGCTCTTTGGCCGCGGCGGCGTAGGAGCACCGGAACCTGCAACGCTTGCATTGATGGGTATTGCGCTGGCAGGACTTTCATTTGCACGACGTCGAAAAGTCTGA
- a CDS encoding peptidase M14, which translates to MLQELTSIPEGLLELPADQLETVLVGPTLIHLPGKRPAPLFLSVLMHGNETVGWEAVRRLLKRYEGGRDLPRAISLFIGNVSAAALGLRRLPGQPDYNRVWPGSETDGTPEHTMMRQVTETIARLKPFASVDVHNNTGLNPHYACVNRLDASFLHLANLFGRTVVYFLRPKGVQSMALAGICPAVTLECGKVGQARGVDHALEYLDACLHLSELPLHPVAAQDIDLFHTVAQVKVPETLSFSFGDWEADILFAPDLDHMNFRELPRGTSLGRVLVDRRPILDVRDERGEDVTARFFVVEEGELRLRTPVMPSMLTTNRAVVRQDCLCYLMERYDTHLHERD; encoded by the coding sequence ATGTTGCAGGAACTGACCTCTATTCCAGAAGGGCTGCTTGAACTTCCAGCGGACCAGCTTGAAACGGTGCTTGTCGGCCCGACACTGATTCATCTGCCGGGAAAACGCCCGGCGCCTCTTTTCCTCTCTGTGCTGATGCACGGCAACGAGACGGTGGGTTGGGAGGCGGTTCGCAGACTGCTCAAACGCTATGAAGGGGGCAGGGATCTACCGCGCGCGATCTCCCTCTTTATCGGCAATGTTTCCGCCGCGGCCCTGGGATTGCGTCGACTACCGGGACAGCCGGACTACAATCGGGTCTGGCCCGGCAGCGAGACAGATGGCACGCCGGAGCACACTATGATGCGCCAGGTGACTGAGACCATCGCCAGACTCAAGCCGTTTGCCAGCGTCGATGTGCACAACAACACGGGCCTCAATCCCCACTACGCGTGCGTCAACCGGCTGGATGCCAGTTTTCTCCATCTCGCCAATCTGTTTGGCCGCACCGTGGTCTACTTCCTGCGACCCAAAGGGGTGCAGTCGATGGCGCTGGCGGGGATCTGCCCCGCAGTCACGCTGGAGTGCGGTAAGGTTGGACAGGCCAGGGGAGTGGATCATGCGCTGGAGTATCTCGATGCCTGTCTGCATCTGTCGGAGCTTCCGCTCCATCCTGTTGCCGCTCAGGATATCGATCTCTTCCATACCGTGGCTCAGGTAAAGGTGCCGGAGACACTGAGTTTCAGTTTTGGCGATTGGGAGGCAGATATCCTTTTTGCACCGGACCTCGACCACATGAACTTCCGGGAGCTGCCCCGGGGTACCAGTCTGGGTCGGGTGCTTGTTGATCGCCGGCCGATTCTGGATGTGCGGGATGAGCGCGGCGAGGATGTGACGGCACGCTTCTTTGTCGTGGAGGAGGGGGAGTTGCGACTGCGCACCCCGGTGATGCCCTCCATGCTGACCACCAATAGAGCGGTGGTGCGTCAGGATTGCCTCTGTTATCTCATGGAGCGTTACGACACTCATCTGCATGAGCGGGATTGA
- a CDS encoding D-alanyl-D-alanine carboxypeptidase — MSAKFSRLSLFYILILCWLIPANAALAKQPIPTPPKLTASGYLLIDFDSGKILANKNAGQRLEPASLTKIMTAYAVFRELKEGNIRLDEEVLISEKAWRTGGSKMFIEVGKRVSLEDLIMGMIIQSGNDACVSLAEHIAGSESTFAEVMNNHAQRLGMLDSHFVNSTGLPDDDHYTTPEDIAKVAIATIREFPEYYEWYGEKSFLFNKIKQHNRNKLLWRDKSVDGMKTGYTKAAGYCLVASAKREEMRLVSVVMGTNSIKIRASESQSLLNYGFRFYETHKLYGTGDVLNRVRIWKGDRESLPLGLGSDLKVTIPRKQYKNLSARMEVNPKIMAPIHKGAELGRVSITLDNEEVANVPLIALDEIPEGSLWQQAKDSALLWLE; from the coding sequence ATGTCTGCGAAGTTTTCAAGACTCTCCCTGTTCTATATCCTGATCCTCTGCTGGCTCATCCCGGCCAATGCCGCACTTGCCAAGCAGCCGATCCCAACACCGCCGAAGCTCACTGCCAGCGGCTATCTGCTGATCGACTTTGACTCCGGCAAAATATTGGCGAACAAAAACGCAGGGCAACGACTCGAACCCGCCAGTCTGACCAAGATCATGACAGCCTATGCTGTTTTCCGCGAACTCAAGGAGGGCAATATCCGCCTGGACGAGGAAGTATTGATCAGCGAAAAGGCCTGGCGCACCGGCGGTTCAAAGATGTTCATTGAAGTGGGCAAGCGAGTCAGTCTAGAGGACTTGATCATGGGCATGATCATCCAGTCCGGCAACGATGCCTGCGTGTCGCTGGCGGAACACATCGCCGGCAGTGAATCCACCTTTGCTGAAGTAATGAACAATCACGCCCAGCGCCTGGGCATGCTCGACAGCCATTTTGTCAATAGCACGGGCCTGCCGGACGATGATCACTACACAACCCCCGAGGACATCGCCAAGGTTGCCATTGCCACGATCAGGGAGTTTCCGGAATACTATGAGTGGTATGGAGAGAAATCCTTTCTCTTCAATAAGATCAAGCAGCACAATCGCAACAAACTGCTGTGGCGGGACAAGAGTGTGGACGGCATGAAAACCGGCTACACGAAAGCCGCCGGTTATTGTCTTGTTGCATCGGCCAAACGCGAAGAGATGCGCCTGGTCTCGGTGGTAATGGGTACCAACAGCATAAAAATCCGGGCCAGTGAAAGTCAGTCCCTGCTCAACTACGGCTTTCGCTTCTATGAGACACATAAACTTTATGGCACGGGGGATGTGCTCAACCGGGTACGCATCTGGAAAGGCGATCGCGAATCATTGCCCTTGGGACTGGGCAGCGACCTGAAAGTCACTATTCCCCGCAAGCAGTACAAAAACCTGAGCGCCCGTATGGAGGTGAATCCGAAGATTATGGCGCCGATCCACAAGGGGGCGGAACTTGGGCGGGTCAGCATCACGTTGGATAACGAAGAGGTTGCCAATGTTCCATTGATTGCACTTGACGAAATCCCGGAGGGCAGTCTCTGGCAGCAAGCCAAAGACAGCGCCCTGTTATGGCTGGAATGA
- the lipB gene encoding lipoyl(octanoyl) transferase LipB codes for MSKSLLIRQLGLQPYETTWQAMKDYTDSRDAKSRDELWLLQHPPVFTLGQAGKPEHLLRPGTIPIIKSDRGGQVTYHAPGQLIAYLMLDLRRAKIGVRALVSLLEQGVIDLLATQGIDAAARSDAPGVYVDDSKIAALGLRVRHGCSFHGLSLNVDMDLEPFSRINPCGHPGLTVTQLADLNGTTDIPTLGRDLAKHLASGLGYTADFYEPTQS; via the coding sequence GTGAGCAAATCCCTCCTGATCCGCCAACTTGGCCTGCAGCCCTACGAAACCACCTGGCAGGCCATGAAGGACTACACCGACAGCCGGGATGCAAAAAGCCGCGATGAACTCTGGTTACTGCAACACCCGCCGGTATTCACCCTCGGCCAGGCCGGCAAACCGGAGCACCTGCTTCGCCCCGGCACCATCCCCATCATCAAAAGCGACCGTGGAGGGCAGGTTACCTATCACGCCCCCGGTCAGTTGATCGCCTACCTGATGCTCGATCTGCGGCGCGCCAAGATCGGGGTACGTGCCTTGGTATCACTGCTGGAACAGGGCGTTATCGATCTGCTGGCCACCCAGGGGATAGATGCTGCCGCCCGCTCAGATGCCCCCGGTGTCTACGTCGATGACAGCAAGATCGCCGCCCTTGGCCTGAGGGTAAGGCACGGCTGCAGCTTTCATGGGCTCAGTCTCAACGTGGATATGGATCTGGAGCCGTTCAGCCGCATCAACCCCTGCGGCCACCCCGGCCTGACGGTAACTCAACTGGCAGACTTGAACGGGACCACCGACATCCCCACCCTTGGCCGGGATTTGGCGAAACATCTGGCGTCAGGTTTAGGTTACACTGCGGATTTTTACGAACCAACACAATCCTGA
- a CDS encoding glutamate--cysteine ligase — MGQEISSSHFGPDDFAEFHARLEAETSLLAGWFKEGRFVQEPPTGGFELEAWLIGPDAEPAPLNQVLLQRLNNPLVVSELATFNLELNSTPLHLEGSVFTRMADELGQLWTVCNQTAASLETRLGMIGILPSLCQSHLTLANMSPLNRYRALNEQVFRLREGRPVELAIEGRDRLKLSHDDVMLESATTSFQIHLQVDPAKAVRAYNLSKIVSAPMVAATANSPYLFGYDLWDETRIPLFEQAIAVGASDLTKRVSFGVRYVRESMMENFSANLDRYPVLLPRLMDEPVEQLAHLRLHNGTIWRWNRPLIAFDKTGGPHLRIEHRVVPAGPSVQDTIANAAFYFGMISELIENDEMLENLLGFIQARSNFYAAARLGLEAEVHWLDRKQLSIDQLILHQLLPKARRGLALLRVDRAEIDHWLGIIEARVRTKMNGAAWQRAWVARHGYDMAALSLAYLERQESGLPVHEWGL, encoded by the coding sequence ATGGGACAGGAGATCTCATCAAGCCACTTTGGCCCCGATGACTTCGCTGAGTTTCATGCGCGGCTGGAAGCAGAGACAAGCCTGCTGGCGGGCTGGTTCAAAGAGGGACGTTTTGTCCAGGAGCCGCCGACCGGTGGTTTTGAGCTGGAGGCCTGGCTGATCGGACCCGATGCGGAACCGGCGCCACTGAATCAGGTGCTCCTGCAGCGCTTGAATAATCCCCTGGTGGTCTCCGAACTGGCCACTTTCAACCTGGAACTCAACAGTACACCTCTCCATCTGGAAGGCAGTGTCTTTACCCGCATGGCAGATGAGTTGGGGCAGCTTTGGACTGTGTGCAACCAGACTGCCGCCTCGCTTGAAACGCGGCTTGGGATGATCGGAATTCTACCCAGTCTGTGCCAGTCGCACCTGACCCTGGCCAATATGTCTCCCCTCAATCGCTACCGGGCGCTCAATGAGCAGGTCTTCAGGTTACGCGAAGGGCGGCCGGTTGAATTGGCTATCGAGGGTCGGGACAGACTGAAGTTGAGTCATGACGATGTCATGCTTGAGTCCGCCACTACCTCGTTTCAGATACATCTGCAGGTCGACCCGGCCAAAGCTGTCCGCGCCTATAACCTTTCAAAGATAGTCTCGGCCCCGATGGTGGCGGCAACCGCCAATTCCCCCTATCTCTTTGGTTATGATCTCTGGGATGAAACCCGCATACCCCTTTTTGAACAGGCGATCGCAGTCGGGGCTTCAGACCTGACCAAGCGCGTCAGCTTCGGCGTCCGTTATGTGCGGGAGTCGATGATGGAGAACTTCAGCGCCAACCTTGATCGTTATCCGGTACTGCTGCCCCGGCTGATGGATGAGCCGGTTGAGCAACTTGCACATCTGCGGTTGCACAACGGCACCATCTGGCGCTGGAACCGCCCATTGATCGCCTTCGATAAAACCGGTGGCCCCCATCTGCGTATTGAGCACCGGGTAGTGCCGGCTGGACCCAGCGTGCAGGACACCATCGCCAATGCCGCTTTCTACTTCGGTATGATAAGTGAATTGATTGAAAATGATGAGATGCTGGAGAATCTTCTGGGATTTATTCAGGCGCGCAGTAATTTTTATGCGGCGGCCCGTCTGGGTCTGGAGGCGGAAGTGCACTGGCTTGACCGGAAGCAATTGTCTATTGATCAACTGATTCTGCATCAGTTGCTGCCCAAGGCCCGCCGTGGGCTTGCGCTGCTCAGAGTGGATCGGGCCGAGATTGATCACTGGCTGGGTATCATAGAGGCCAGAGTCAGGACGAAGATGAATGGGGCAGCCTGGCAACGTGCCTGGGTGGCGCGCCATGGTTACGATATGGCGGCACTGAGCCTGGCCTATCTTGAACGGCAGGAGAGCGGTCTGCCGGTGCATGAATGGGGGCTTTAA
- a CDS encoding HlyC/CorC family transporter — translation MLLLVIYISIALGFSFFCSVAEAVILSVTTPYIALLEQEGKASGTMLRRLKEDINTPLAAILTLNTTAHTIGAAGAGAQAAVVFGNAYVGVASAVLTLLILVFSEIVPKTLGAHYWRQLAPLTAHALKYLIFILYPFVKMAEWLTGRIATEPTLRGFSREEFAVMADLGAEEGQLGEKESLILKNLFLFRDMQATDVMTPRSVVFALDETMSVEDFFLKHDSVRFSRIPLYERDREHISGFVLRSDLLLARARGNSENRLANYCRELPVLPDSTSLLHAFDKLLDRRAHILLIVDEYGGMEGVLTLEDILETLLGMEIVDEGDKNIDMRKLARQLWKRRAKAMGLDIT, via the coding sequence ATGCTACTGCTTGTTATCTATATCTCTATCGCCCTGGGATTCTCCTTTTTCTGTTCGGTTGCAGAGGCGGTGATTCTCAGTGTCACCACGCCCTATATTGCGCTGCTGGAGCAGGAGGGCAAAGCTTCCGGTACTATGCTGCGCAGACTCAAGGAGGATATCAACACGCCTTTGGCGGCGATCCTGACACTGAACACAACTGCACATACCATTGGCGCTGCCGGGGCGGGCGCCCAGGCGGCTGTGGTGTTTGGCAATGCCTATGTGGGTGTGGCCTCCGCAGTTTTGACGTTGTTGATTCTGGTGTTTTCCGAGATCGTGCCCAAGACACTTGGTGCCCATTACTGGCGGCAATTGGCGCCGCTGACCGCCCATGCGCTTAAATATCTGATATTCATACTCTACCCGTTCGTCAAGATGGCGGAGTGGTTGACCGGAAGAATAGCCACCGAACCCACCCTGCGGGGATTCAGCCGTGAAGAGTTCGCTGTCATGGCTGACCTTGGGGCCGAAGAGGGACAGCTGGGAGAGAAGGAGTCGTTGATACTGAAGAATCTGTTTCTGTTCCGGGATATGCAGGCAACGGATGTGATGACGCCACGCTCTGTGGTGTTTGCTTTAGATGAAACGATGAGCGTAGAGGATTTTTTTCTGAAGCATGACAGCGTTCGATTTTCCCGTATCCCCCTATATGAGAGAGATCGGGAGCATATTAGCGGTTTTGTCCTGCGTAGTGATTTGTTGTTGGCCCGAGCCAGGGGGAATTCCGAAAACAGGTTGGCCAACTATTGCCGCGAACTGCCGGTACTGCCCGATTCGACATCGCTGCTCCATGCCTTTGATAAGTTGCTCGACCGGCGTGCGCATATTCTGTTGATTGTGGATGAATATGGTGGCATGGAGGGCGTTCTCACCCTTGAGGATATTCTAGAAACCCTGCTTGGAATGGAGATCGTCGATGAAGGGGACAAGAATATCGATATGCGCAAACTCGCACGCCAGCTCTGGAAGCGGCGTGCAAAAGCGATGGGGCTGGATATTACTTAA
- a CDS encoding septal ring lytic transglycosylase RlpA family protein has translation MRRTQHTTINLAGLSLLAALGGCSIGPSIIEQDIVDSGPSAAPPVDIDSIPDAVPKFESRSRYGNPSSYVVRGKRYYTKQSSKNYQERGIASWYGKKFHGRLTSSGETYNMYGMTAAHKTLPLPTYARVTNLRNNRSVVLKINDRGPFHDNRLIDLSYTVAHKLGIIGSGTGLVEVRALTPGEPETSPASPVESVASEATRLYLQVGAFGSRDNANRLQSRLQNDLDTNVRVLEGRSADQLVYRVQVGPISGVDGADSLSRRLDGLGIRDTHVVIQ, from the coding sequence ATGAGGCGCACTCAGCACACGACCATCAACCTCGCTGGCCTCAGCCTGCTCGCGGCGCTGGGCGGCTGCTCCATCGGCCCCTCCATTATCGAGCAGGATATCGTCGACAGCGGCCCGTCGGCTGCCCCGCCGGTGGATATCGACAGCATTCCCGACGCGGTGCCGAAATTCGAAAGCCGCAGCCGCTACGGCAACCCCAGCTCCTATGTAGTACGCGGCAAGCGTTACTACACCAAGCAGAGCAGCAAGAACTATCAGGAACGGGGCATCGCCTCCTGGTACGGCAAAAAATTCCATGGCCGGCTCACCAGCAGCGGCGAAACCTATAATATGTACGGCATGACCGCAGCCCACAAAACCCTGCCGCTGCCAACCTATGCCCGTGTCACCAATCTGCGTAACAACCGCAGTGTCGTGCTCAAAATCAACGACCGGGGTCCTTTTCACGACAACCGGCTGATCGATCTCTCCTACACCGTAGCCCACAAGCTCGGCATCATTGGCAGTGGCACCGGTCTGGTGGAGGTGCGTGCGCTCACGCCGGGCGAACCGGAAACTTCACCGGCGTCACCGGTCGAATCCGTAGCATCAGAGGCAACTCGTCTCTATCTCCAGGTCGGGGCCTTCGGCAGCCGGGATAATGCCAACCGGCTGCAGTCCCGACTGCAAAACGATCTCGACACCAATGTACGGGTGCTGGAGGGCAGAAGCGCCGATCAACTGGTCTACCGGGTTCAGGTTGGCCCGATTTCCGGCGTGGATGGCGCCGACAGCCTGAGCAGACGTCTCGACGGGCTGGGCATCAGGGACACCCATGTGGTGATCCAGTAG
- a CDS encoding YdcF family protein, translating to MDVVTTKAIEHLLLPPGGPILLGFIGLLFWRLGWGRKLFVLALLLQWLLSLPITASLLTAGLESYPALTDKAIANSGAEAIVVLGGGRYLDAPEYGGDTANQRVLFRLRYAARLAHKTGLPVIPSGGNAVYSGTAEARISAEILRDEFGVTVEHIEPRSHTTWENARFTAQLLKKLGIKRILLVTTASHMPRSMDAFARNGIDAIAAPTGFVYKPDGKTSWLNGLPNGRAVRQTEMAMHEYVGMIWYRFK from the coding sequence ATGGACGTAGTCACCACCAAGGCCATCGAACACCTGCTGCTGCCACCGGGCGGGCCGATATTACTCGGCTTTATCGGCCTGCTCTTCTGGCGCCTCGGCTGGGGCCGCAAACTGTTCGTGCTTGCCCTGCTCCTGCAGTGGCTGTTGAGTCTGCCGATCACTGCCAGCCTGCTCACAGCGGGACTGGAGAGCTATCCTGCACTGACCGACAAAGCGATCGCCAACAGCGGTGCAGAGGCGATCGTGGTACTTGGTGGCGGCCGCTATCTCGATGCGCCGGAGTATGGCGGCGACACCGCCAATCAGCGGGTACTCTTCCGCCTGCGCTACGCGGCCCGGCTCGCCCATAAAACCGGCCTGCCGGTGATCCCCAGTGGCGGCAATGCAGTCTACTCCGGCACTGCTGAAGCCAGGATTTCCGCCGAGATCCTGCGCGACGAGTTCGGCGTCACCGTGGAACATATCGAACCCCGCAGCCATACCACTTGGGAGAACGCCCGCTTCACCGCCCAGTTGCTCAAGAAGCTCGGCATCAAACGCATCCTGCTGGTGACCACGGCCTCACACATGCCCCGCTCAATGGATGCCTTTGCACGCAACGGCATCGATGCCATTGCCGCCCCCACCGGTTTCGTCTACAAACCGGACGGCAAAACCTCCTGGCTTAACGGCCTACCCAATGGCCGTGCAGTCCGGCAAACTGAAATGGCAATGCATGAGTATGTGGGCATGATCTGGTATCGGTTCAAATAG
- the lipA gene encoding lipoyl synthase: protein MRDQKGYQPPSRSKPDSHQRGEAKLARIPVKVESRDELLRKPKWIRAKAPLGRQVSRIRRILRERGLSSVCEEAACPNLGECFEHGTATFMIMGDICTRRCPFCDVAHGKPQPLNTDEPDQLAEAIEAMALKYVVITSVDRDDLRDGGAGHYRDCIKAVRARMPETRIEVLVPDFRGRMGVALERLTQVPPDVFNHNLETVPRLYRQARPGADYAGSLKLLQAFRTASPEVPTKSGIMLGLGEKPGEVEAVMQDLRDHGCEMLTLGQYLQPSRDHLPVERYVTPEEFDELRKTGEAMGFTNVASGPLVRSSYHADLQAANPLLNR from the coding sequence ATGAGAGACCAGAAAGGGTACCAGCCCCCCTCCCGCTCTAAACCCGACAGCCACCAACGCGGCGAGGCAAAGCTCGCCCGCATTCCCGTCAAGGTGGAATCGCGGGACGAACTGCTGCGCAAACCGAAATGGATCCGCGCCAAAGCGCCGCTGGGCCGACAAGTCAGCAGGATCCGCCGTATCCTGCGGGAACGGGGCCTGAGCTCGGTCTGCGAGGAGGCGGCCTGCCCCAACCTGGGGGAGTGCTTCGAACACGGTACAGCCACCTTCATGATCATGGGGGACATCTGCACCCGGCGCTGTCCCTTTTGCGATGTGGCCCACGGCAAACCTCAGCCGTTGAACACCGATGAACCGGACCAACTGGCAGAGGCGATCGAAGCCATGGCCCTGAAGTATGTGGTCATCACCTCAGTGGACCGGGACGACCTGCGTGATGGCGGTGCAGGACACTACCGCGACTGCATAAAAGCGGTACGCGCGCGGATGCCTGAAACCCGTATCGAGGTGCTGGTGCCGGACTTCCGTGGGCGCATGGGAGTCGCGCTGGAGAGACTGACCCAGGTCCCGCCGGACGTCTTCAACCACAACCTGGAGACCGTTCCCCGCCTCTACCGCCAGGCCCGCCCCGGCGCCGATTACGCCGGATCCCTGAAACTGCTGCAGGCATTCAGGACTGCCTCTCCCGAGGTACCGACAAAATCCGGCATCATGCTCGGTCTGGGGGAGAAACCCGGTGAAGTGGAAGCCGTCATGCAGGATCTGCGCGACCACGGCTGCGAGATGCTGACCCTGGGACAATACCTGCAGCCCAGCCGGGACCATCTGCCGGTGGAGCGTTACGTCACCCCTGAAGAGTTCGATGAACTTCGTAAGACTGGAGAGGCCATGGGATTCACCAATGTCGCCAGCGGCCCGCTGGTGCGCTCCTCCTACCATGCGGACCTGCAAGCCGCCAACCCATTGCTGAACAGATAG
- a CDS encoding DUF493 domain-containing protein → MNNEQETETLLEFPCDFSIKTMGRAEPGFDLLVVEMIRNHVPNLHEGAVKSRSSKGGKWVSVTVTIQASSKDQLDAIYLDLSAHEKVVMAL, encoded by the coding sequence ATGAATAACGAACAAGAGACAGAGACGCTGCTGGAGTTCCCCTGTGATTTTTCCATCAAGACTATGGGCCGGGCAGAACCCGGCTTCGACCTGCTGGTGGTTGAGATGATCAGGAACCACGTCCCCAACCTCCATGAGGGTGCGGTCAAATCACGTTCCAGCAAGGGGGGAAAGTGGGTTTCAGTCACCGTCACCATACAGGCCAGCAGCAAGGATCAACTGGATGCCATCTATCTCGACCTCAGCGCCCATGAAAAGGTCGTGATGGCGCTCTAA